A single genomic interval of Pectinophora gossypiella chromosome 22, ilPecGoss1.1, whole genome shotgun sequence harbors:
- the LOC126377199 gene encoding uncharacterized protein LOC126377199 has translation MKSCVLALLLVASARAMPALDKDSNDPGLVGSVIGVVKECSEGDVSLCLKEKALKYVESLSSAREMSLTDGVTLLGTGSPRSARALEPLSEEPKAREVQVESRLVDSAADFLENHVIQFRLPSSTVEGMKRSLEEARGKKKKIKQLLPLLALAKLKITALIPLFLGIIAFAAAKALLLAKVSLLVAGIIALKKLLAHKHHDTTYEVVAHPHHEEHYAPSSGHGWGRSIEDAQNLAYGAHVKSD, from the exons ATGAAGAGCTGTGTGCTTGCCCTACTTTTGGTCGCGTCGGCGCGGGCGATGCCCGCCCTGGACAAGGACTCAAACGACCCTGGTCTAGTCGGCAGCGTCATTGGCGTGGTCAAAGAGTGCTCCGAAGGCGACGTATCCTTGTGCCTGAAG GAGAAGGCATTGAAATATGTGGAGAGTTTGTCTTCTGCACGAGAGATGTCGTTGACTGACGGTGTTACGCTGCTTGGTACCGGGTCTCCTAGGTCTGCGAGAGCTTTGGAGCCCTTGTCTGAGGAACCTAAGGCGAGAGAAGTGCAGGTGGAGTCAAGACTGGTGGATTCAGCAGCTGACTTCTTGGAAAACCATGTGATCCAGTTCAGACTTCCCTCGTCTACTGTTGAGGGCATGAAGAGGTCTCTTGAGGAAG CTCGtggcaagaagaagaagatcaagcAACTGCTTCCTCTCCTGGCTCTCGCCAAGCTGAAGATCACTGCCCTTATCCCTCTGTTCCTCGGCATCATCGCCTTTGCCGCTGCCAAAGCCCTCCTATTGGCCAAGGTTTCCCTCTTGGTCGCCGGTATCATCGCCTTGAAGAAACTCCTCGCCCACAAGCACCACGACACCACATACGAAGTCGTTGCTCATCCCCATCATGAGGAGCACTACGCGCCCAGCAGCGGCCACGGATGGGGACGGTCCATCGAAGACGCCCAGAACCTAGCGTACGGCGCCCACGTTAAGTCTGACTAA